The Sorex araneus isolate mSorAra2 chromosome X, mSorAra2.pri, whole genome shotgun sequence DNA segment ggtgggattggtgtttaaatattaaatgtaatcaaatattgtgaagtaatttataaaattttttttaattttttttttttctttttgggtcacacctggcgatgcacaggggtcacttctggctttgcactcaggaattacccctggcggtgctcaggggaccatatgggatgctgggaatcgaacccgggtcagccgcgtgcaaggcaaatgccctacccgctatgctatcactccagcccctaaaatttttttaagaagctgTGATTGTtgaaaaggaggaaaggatagTTGAAAACTGCTATCCTTACTAGATACTTTGGCCTCCAGCATTATAACAGTTCACTTAATCAAGCAGACCAACCCAATGTGCTGGTGGGAAAATGAGGTGGTTTTTATTCATAGCAGTTAGTCACACTGTGGGTCTAGGTAGGCAACGCACCTGAAGCCTCAACAAAGCTCGGGAATACAgagctgtttttatttatttattgtttgtttgtttgtttgtttgtgggcgtgactgccaagctactggaaaaggggggatctgggtggaggaggcccagtcccgatccaagcaggcttgcagATCTCAGCCACGAggctcgcacacctgggttcctctgccggttccttcatgtatgaggcttgtccaagcgtgtggagaggggccttgagtatggctgtggctgggttctggaggtcttcagctgttggggctctgctccaggtggggagggaaactcaacccacaccaCATCAAGGGGtccgggtgaagacagccagaggTAGGAGACTCCGCGtagctctcttctaggagctttgttttatagtctctgtatcttgtaACATAAGATTTCTATTATGATGTGGTATGTTCTTTCTATTCCCAAAGAATGTGTcttcttttgtttggttggttggtttttaggtcacatccagaggtgctaaggggatactcctggttctgtgctcaggaatcacttgtggtgggctcaggtgactatatgggatgctgggggtgaaccctaattagccatgtgcaaggcaagtaccctacccactgtactgttgcctGATGTAATGAATATGTATTTTGATTTATACTCAAGaagagctgaggggctggagtgatagcacagcgggtagggcgtttaccttgcacgcggccgacccagattcgaatcccagcatcccatatggtcccctgagcaccgccaggggtaattcctgagtgcatgagccaggaatgacccctgtgcattgccaggtatgacccaaaaagcaaaaaaaaaaaataaaaaaatagaagagctgAGTTTTGCTGTGTGAAAATTTTACCTGTGACACActtatttaaagcaaaaatatgatTGGAGACTTACTTTGTGCATAATAGTTGATAACATCATAAtgcttttaattgatttttattttgtagctaAACAATATGATTAACACTTATGCATATTAGACTATTTAAAAGACAAGGAATTTGTACAAAATGTTCATTGCACTAGCGAACAAAACCAAATTTTGATAAGTCAAAAAATgagactattattttttttaaagtaaaagttcTGGAAATATAATATACAGGTTaaggcttgctttgcacatgaccgacaCCAGTTGGAATCTCAGCATCACTTAGAGTCCCCAGTCACCActaggcatgattcctgagcacaaagaaaggGGCAAATAAGGCTTGAACATGGTCAGGTTTAccctgtccccaaaccaaaagttgaacaaacatttttaaaggtttaATAATTTCTGTgcctagttatttttttatttaattttctgtgcctattttaatttctttctggaAAGAATAAAGGATGTAATTTTTTATGATCCCATAGGCAATTTGATGGGCAGGTTATGGTTTGGGTCTCAaccttttatttcattcaattatACTCAGTGCTTTATAGTCTTTGAAAACAAAGATTTGCACTTAAACAGACTTTTTTTAGTGTTCCTTTTTTTGAAACAAGTTTTCGGGAAAGGATATGAATATTTCTATTCCCCTTAAATACAgtattatttctatatatattctgttactgggctggagccatagcacagcaggtagggcattcgtcttgcacgcggccgacccaggtttgcttcctccacccctcttggagagccgggcaagctaccgagagtatcccatccacacagcagagcctggcaagctacccgtggtgtatttgatatgccaaaaacagtcacaagtctcacaatggagacgttactggtgcccgctcgagcaaatcgatggacaacaggatgacagtgacaatgacagtgattctaTTACTGCTGAAGAATGTAGTAAAAAGCCCCAATGGCAATTGTTCTCTCTCACTTTAAACATAATTTAGTGAAAGTGCACCAAATATGCAAAGTAGTTTgccataatttatttatgtaCCCGTGGGACTCAAGAATCACTGTAGCAGGaaggggtcttgccttgcatgcttccttccaggttccattcctagtactccatatggttccccgagtccaCAAAGGATGATTCCTGATGGCTAAGCCatgaattagccctgagcactttcataTATGTGcccccaaataattttaaataattaacaatTTAAAATGTACTAATTATGGTTTTATAAATGATAGTTTTAATTCATAAACACTATTGAGTacaaacctcaaaaaaaaacagccaatatccagagactataaaacaaagcttctggaagagatcAATGTAGAGTCTCCTGCCCttgtgcctagctgtcttcaccaaggcccctcgGCAGGGgaacgggttgagtttccctccccgctcggaacagagtcccagcagccaaagacctccggaacccagtctaaaccatgctcaaggcccctctccacacgctcagataaacctcaggcatgaaggaacacgcaaaggaatccaggtgtgctggaccctgggctgagatatccaagcctgctcagatcaggattgggcctcctccacccagatccccctttttttggtagcttggcagtcacacccacaaactggccctcCATCCGcttccccccaccctacctcccccacgctgtgtaatcccatcaacgaccaagatccagagactataaaacaaggctcccagaagagagtgatgaagaatctcgcacagcaaagcctgacaagctatccgtggtgtattggatatgccaaaaacagtaacaatgatggatctcattcccctgaccctgaaagagcctctaatgcagcatcattgggaaggacgagtagagggAAACTGCTAGAATcgcagggctaggacgaatggaaatgttactggtgcccactcgagcaaatcaatgagcaacaggatgacagtaatgtAGTGTTTAtgatttggggccatgcctggcagtactcagtggttactcctagctctgccttcagaaattacttctggcagtgctgggggacaatgctggggatcaaacccaggttgaccacatccaaagcaagtgccgtacctgctatactatttctcctgtccaccaaatttttaaatatcacttccAACAGCATAAAAGATCAGATACCTGGAATGAAGTATAGTTAAACTTgtgaaagtggggctggagtgatagtacagcagggagggtatttgccttgcatgtggtcgacccaggttcgattccccagcatcctatatggtccccctagcaccaccagaagtaattcctgagttcagagccaggagtaacccgtgagcatctctgggtttgaaccaaaaagggaaaaaaacttgtGAAAGTTTCTTatgcataaaattattcaaaatgttgtaaacatgttttaaaaattgaagtaggTTTGTAGTGACATGATTCATGGTTAGGAAAACTCAGTAACAAATACATCAGTTCAGTCAAATAGATCTTAATAAAATAtgaagtgtggggctggagtgctaatacagcgggtagggtgtttgccttgcatgcaaccgacccaggttcaatccccagcatcccaaacagtttcctgagcaccaccaggagcgattcctgagtgcagagtcaggagtaacccatgagcatcaccatgtgtgacccaaaaagaaaaaaaaaatgaagtgttgtgtgtatgtgtgtgtgtgtgatttgagtgcttcctaatttttttcttttcggatTTTTGGTCAtccccagtagtactcagggtctatttattcctggctctgtgctcaggagtgatccttggcagtgctcaggagactttcTGTGGTACACAGGATTTGAACAGGGATCAGcctcatacaagacaagtgccttaaccattgtactatcattccagcttgATAACAAATGTTATGTAGCTAAACAAAGAGCCCAGAGAAGAAACAAAGAGTTCACACTCTCAGATTGTTGCTGGTTTTATTTCTTGGCTCATCACCAAAGAGCAAGAGGTTGACAGAAAGGTAGAGTAAGAGCCAGGGGTGTGACTTGGGGCAGAGAGCAGGCGCACATGTGAGGGATTCATGTGGTCCCAGCAAAGACAGATCCAGCTGGGGTGATGTCCTAACAGAAGCTGGCAGAGTGGCAGAGGCTTTCATCCAGAAGGCACTGTGTGGTGTGACCTCCAATGTCAGGAAGTCCAAGTCCAGCTACCAAGAGGCTCAGGTGCGAGTGTTGCCCTTTTGCTGGTCACCGTCCTTGAAACCCTACTTTCAGCCCACCTGAAAGAGTTTTACTCCCCTAACCACGACCCATCACTCTGAGCTAAGAGATTCTAGTCCCTACTTCCACTGAAGAGTATGGCCCAGGTTCTGGCTTCTCTGGGCTTTCATGCAActgagcagaaggaagagagaaaagtgaCCTTCGGCCAGACAAGACCATCCATCCAAGGAGGCAGGCAAAACAGCAGAGCAACGGCCGGgcgtgcaggggagggggtgagggcagAGAGCAGCCAGCACAGATCAATCCGTCTTGTCCAGGTTGGTGAGTCGGGCTGTGGTTTGCCAGAGTCTCTGACCCACGTGATGGTCCAGAGCAGCTTCAGAGGGAAGAGTAATCACACAAGAATTTTTGAAGTATCTTCCAGAAATGCCATCCAGCTCCTTCGCTAAGCACAGGTAGAGGACAGGGACTACTGATTGTTTGAGATCCTGTAGAGACATCGACGTTTAGGGTGTGGGTGCAGTGAGGGGACAGGCAGGATGGGGCTGCAGGCAGGGTAGGCAGAGTCACCCCAGGCAGGGGACATGGAGAAGCAGCTGAGTCAGCTTCTCCCCTACCCACCTTCAAGAAGAAGCTTAAAAGCCAGAAGCCAAAGCGGTAATACCAGGGAAAAGACTTCATGATTCCTGTGTAGACCACACCCGGATCCACCGAGTTCACAGTCACACCTGTGCAGAGAACAGAGAGCGGAATGTGGGGATCCTACCAGGTGAGCAGAGGGTCGGAGGTGGTACCAGGGGAACAGCCACTGCTCCGTAAGGGACAGGAACTGTGGCCTCTGCATCAGTAACGAGAAACAGAAGCATTTGAAAGTGTCATCTGCACTAAGACACAGGTTTAtggggagaaattttttttttttttttgcttttgctttttgggtcacacccggcgatgcacagggattactcctggctcatgcactcaggaattactcctggctgtgctcaggggaccatatgggatgctgggaatcaaacctgggttggccacgtgcaaggtaaacggcctacccgctgtgctatcgctccagccccaacgggggaaatattttaacatttcaaaaatacattaaaattttctacatgatactaaaatactaaattacagaaacccaaaactgagaggccgcaaagtgtggtcactcgacctcatacctcttcatcctcagcaatggaaaacaaattatctaatgcttccttttcagcaggtctgactttaggggagagactctccaaacaataatagtgagttttgttgaaatattgtatgcaattaaaatgaaagtaaagtgaaatttattagttacacaggcgggggggcttagggtgggggggctaggggcgtgggggggtttggggtgtgagggggcggggtggagctatactgggattcttggtggtggaatatagcactggtgaagggatgggtattcgagcattgtataactgagatttaaacctgaaaactttgtaactttccacatggtgactcaataaaaaattaaaaaaaaaaatttctacatgAGAAAAGTGAAGACTTTATTGTGTTTTCTTACAGGTTTGTTGTttctttcaatattattttattctaaattataCTGAGATTGTTGGTCAGGTGAGAGTTATAGTGGAGAATCATAATTCTTTTgtaaataagacattttaatattttttaaagtgttgtcTGGACGGTAAGAGCAATGTGACAGATGGTACTGCTATAACAAAACATGGGGATATAGTGCCCCGACTGataactctggggtcttctcagagacGGGGGCTGCCTCCCCTCTACCCCTGGACTTCTGGAAGACCCGGAAATGTCCATCTCCCACAGCCAACACCTCATCAATTCGTTGGCACTGCCTCGTGGCCAGTCTACCACTTAATTCCTCAATAGTGAAATTATGGTAGAATCACACAAATTAGCTGAAAAAGTATCATAGATGCCAACTCaagtcaacaaacaaaaataataacagaggAGGCTCAACTACCAACAAAATCTTAGGCAAGGACATAATAACCCcatgatcagatataacaattttcactgtcactgtatcattgtcatctcattgctcatcgatttgctcaagcggatgccagtaatgtctccattcatccctgtcgcattcagggtcaggggaacgaggcccattattgtcactgtttttggcatatcgaatacaccatgggtagtttgccaggctctgctgtgcaagattctgccaattttcacattttaaaatattgatttttaaaatatctattgatTTTAGTATTGGAGCGTTGTCAAAGGTCCAAATTCTATCAATTTCTATGAATTTTAATCCTAGACTTGTATCAAGAATTGTGTTTTTTGTctacattgttttaaaataaatttaaaaaattaaaacaaaaagcaaaatactactggggccggagcaataagcATAGTGgagagggcgttggccttgcatgcagccaatctgggtttgatccctagaatcatatatgaccccctgagctctgccaggagtcattcctgagcattgctgggtgtgagccaaaaagcaaaaaaaccaaatacaaacaaaatactgGGAGGGGCCTGAAGACATAGCTCAGAGGCTGATAGTTCCGAAGGCCCATGGCACgaagggctgagtgcaggctttgcacacaggagttTCTCAGCAGTaggcagtccctgagcacagaggtgggagtagcccctgagcactgctgggggtgataCTTATTTTTACACATGAAATAGtaaatccaattaaaaataaaagactgggctgaagagatagaacagtgggcagagcccttgccttgcacgcagccaacgcgtgctcaatccccaacaccccgtatGCTCCCCCCTACCTTACCAGGAGCCATctctgagtgcagcgccaggaggaagccctgagcagcgccaggtatgacccagaaagccaaaattaattaacaaattaGATTTAAAACTACCAAAAGAGTGATATGGGTGAAATAAAGGTCTCAAGATGGAACTGAGAAAGATTTGGGGGGCTTAGATGACCAATCGCTGATTAAGAGGGGGGGAGGGTGCTGAGGATTTTATGGCGGGAGGGGTTGGGCTGGATCATCCAGGGCACCCACCGGTCCCTTGAAGCCGCTGAGCAAGCTCCTGGGTGAACAAGATGAGCAGCAGTTTGGTGCAGCAGTAGTTCTGGTTGAAGCCCAAAGGCTTTCCGATGCCCATCAGGTGGTCCTCATCAATGTAGCCATTCACGTGTGTAAAGGAAGACAGGTTAACCACCCGCGAGGTGCCTGCCTGCTGCAAAACCCCTGCAGAAGAGGACCATGCCTTCAAGTCACAGCCTTCAGTGACCCCAGACCCCTTCCCAGCCAGGGCTCTCAGAAGACATGCCATGGCCCCTGGCCCAGGCACCAGGGGACcttggtgttgttttgttttggctgttttaaatttgtgtgtgcttgtgttttatttgtttgtggatttgtttgtttggccacagccagcaatactcaggggttactcctggctctgcactcaggaattactccgggtggtgctaaggggccatatgggatgccaaggattgaacccatggcagttgcatgccaggcaagtatcttatcccctgtactatctctccagaccctgtagcactatagcactgtcatcccgttgttcatcaatttgcttgaacaggcaccagtgacgtctccattgtgagacttgttactgtttttggcatattgaatacgtcatgggtagcttgccaggctctgccgcacaggccgaatattctcggtagcttgccaggctctccgagagggatgaaggaaccgaacttgggtcggccgcatgcaaggcaaatgccctatccactgtgctatcgctcagttcTTGAGGTAttagcaattttcacaaatttccagaccctaatttttttttctctattgagGTTCTATggcttacaatattttttttcttttttttgggtcacacccagcaatgcacaggggtcactcctggctcatgcactcaggaatcacccctggcggtgctcaagggaccatatgggatgctggaatttgaacctgggtttgtcgcgtgcaaggcaaacgccctagccgctatgctatcactccagcctcctcggcttacaatattcttttttttttttctttttgggtcacacctggcgatgcacaggagttactcctgactctgcactcaggaatcactcctggcggtgctcaggggaccatatgggatgctgggaatcgaacccgggtcagccgagtgcaaggcaaacgccctacctgctgtgctattgctctagccccggcttacaatattcttttttttttttgctttttgggtcacacccagcgatgctcaggggttactcctggctttgcactcaggaattactcctggcggtgcttgggggaccatatgggatgccaggaatcgaacccgggtcggccgcgtgcaaggcaaacgccctacccgctgtgctatcgctctggccccccggCTTACAATATTCTTAATAATTTCCCATGTTCATAATTCCTCCCCCAAGGAGAAATTACTTACCCATCTCTCAAACTTTCGTTAAATTGCTGAACTATGGTGAGCACTAAGCTAGGAGTCAGGGATATTGGGTGTTAGGTTTAAGGGGCAAGAAATGAGTCCAGAGATACATGGGAAagtatctttattctttttttttttttttttttttttttgctttttggatcacaaccggtgatgcacagcggtcactcctggctctgcactcaggaattacccctggcggtgctcaggagaccatatgggatgctgggaattaaacctgggttggtcccatgtaaggcaaatgccctacccgctatgctatcactccagccccaattcttgaGGAACAATAAACAAGTCAAACTCTCTTTGGTGTTTAGTTTGCTTATGTTTTGGGGGCCCCATTCAGTAGCTCtcaagtttactcctgactctgtattcagggctcaatcctacagtgctcagaaaactgtatgtggggctggggaagaAGCAGGAATTGGCTGtgccaaggcaaacaccttaaccatctaaacccctatactatctcgtTGACCCCTCGTtatactttttcttaaaaaataacttcCATGAGAAGtagtgccttgcatgtgcccaatcctgggtcagccccaGGCACTacctggtctcccgagcaccagcaggactgagccctgagcacagagacaggagtgggccccaaaacaaaacaataagaaaatcaaaactgaaaagtTGATAAGGTTATAGCTACCCAGAATAGTTGGAAAAAATTATTCTTCATCAGGCCATAGGCTACAAACTTGCCAACACTGTGACAAAAAGGGGTTGGGTCTCTAACTGGAGATCAAGCTTCAGAGTAGTCAGTTGTTTGTTCAGAAATGTAAACaaagggactggagtaatagcacagcaagtagggcatttgccttgcacaccgccgacctgtgttcgattcccagcatcctatatggtcccccaagcaccgccaggagtaattcctgagtgcagagccaggagtaaccctgtgcattgccaggtgtgatccaaaaaaagaaaaaaatatatgaacaaaGGGCGAAGGGGGACTGTAAATGGggtgagaggaggggaaagaggcaGAGACGTTGGGGCAGGACCCACAGCACAGGGAATATCTCTGTTGAGTCCTGGTAGATTAACTAACATGAGCCAGGCTAAGCCAGTGGAAATGGGTATTAAAAGAAACCACATGTGCAAAAGCATAGTTAGAGAGGAAAAGAACTGCAAGCAAGGGGTCAAGAGCTACATATTGCCTGGCTGGAAAAGAGTTAGGAGAGGGGAAGGGTCGGGGATGAGGTATGCATGGGATCTTTGAAGTGGAGGGAAGGGGCTTCGAGTTCACCCAAGAGTGGCATAGTACCTTTAAAGGTTTCTCGTAAAACAGTCTTATGGTGCACGGTGAGTTCTAGCAGCTATAGAAGGAAGAGCAGATAGTGAAGGGGAGTCAGGAGGAAAGACAGGTTAGGGGACTGCTACAAAACAGAACTCCTgagcgacaggacagtggggaggacacttacttgccttgcacatggccaacccagtttggatccctggcatcccatttgatactctgggcctgccaggagtgacccctgggcacttctgggtgtggccccaaaacaaacaagcaacaacaacaaacccacaaAGCAGGGCCACAGGTAGAATGCTGCATTGTTACAATAGGGaggcagagaagaaaatattcctACTTGCAAACTTAGAATTTTGTCTTGCTCTTTGCTCATTTTGTAACTGGGGCTCATTTAATCAGTTACTAGAAGTCATTTAGAAACCACCCAGAAGGAAAATGGGTAACTAATTTTCAAAGAgcaaagtttgatttttttaatttcttatcaaACTTTGCCCTGTTGAACTCTTTTAGGTTTGTACTTTGGATGTTTGATAGCAAAGGGAAGATTTATTTTATAACCAATTTCTTCcccctggggttggagtgatagtccagtagATAGGGTGTTGCCTTTTATGCTTCTAACcagattccatcctcagcatcccatatggtcccccaaacaccactaggagtgatccctgagtgcagagccaggaataacccctgagcattgctagaaaAGAGTTAGGAGTGGGGACGGGTCGGGGGTGATGATTTGGTGAACCAAatcttcaaatttaaaaagatataaagggcTGAGGAGTGCCTTGGGCTGAGCACCTGATTTGCATTCAGGAAGCCCAGGTCCAGTCCACAGTACTGGGGACAACCAGCCAGCCTTACCTAGGAGGAGATTCGTGAGCAGAAAGGGTCCAATATAGTTTGTGGCAAAGGTGACATCAAAACCCTCTGGGGTAAGAATCATGGGTAATCCTGGAAGGAGATGAGAATGAAGGTAGGAGGTGATGGAAGGACTTTCTTTTGGGAGACAAGGTTTAGGGGGCGGGGGGTAGATATACTAGGGTTCCCTTGAAATGCCACAGGATCATGTTTGTGCAAAAAATGGTGACAATGAAGTTGGAgattctagctttttttttttttttttttgctttttgggtcacacccagcgatgctcaggggttactcctggctttgcactcaggaactactcctggcggtgcttgggggaccatatgggatgccggggatcgaacccaggtcggccgcgtgcaaggcaaacgccctacccgctgtgctatcgctccggcccctctagctTCAGGCGAGCTTTTGTAGCTGTGTTTGTGGTTTTGTGGCAGGGAGGTCcaccctgtggtgcccaggagcACCCCTGGTTGTACTTAGGGAACTGGGGTGGGCAGCAAGCTAGGAAACGCTTTATCCATGATCATATCTCTGCAGCACAATTGGCATCGTTGACCAATGAGTGGGAGCAGGAGGACAGCGTCAGTTGGGGAAAGGTAGGTCTGAGAACAGCCTCGGGGGAAGCCCTGATTGAGAGCGTGTTTGGAGGCGGGCGAGCGGAGTCCTACCACAGACAGCAGCATTGTTCACCAGCAGGTGTATCTCAGGATGCTCCCGCTGAAGCCAGCTGGCAAAGCTCCTGACAGAGGCCATGGAACTCATATCCACGTCGCCAAGCAGGAGGCGACCCTTCCCCTTGGTGGCCGCTTGGATTTCCATCAGAGCCCGCTGTCCATTCTCAGGGTTTCGGCAGGCGAGGATCACACAGGCCCCTCGGAGGGCCAGCTCCTGGGCCACAGCCTTCCCGATGCCTGTGGGGGGACAGGGCATGCGGATCTGGGTGGCAGCAAGGGGGCAGCGAGGGGGCAGCAGGACAAGGCGAGCAACAGGCGGGCCGCTGAAAGTCCACCTTCCCCGTGGGGAGCCCTGGGCAGTGAGGGGACGACGAGATGGGAGGACTCACCACTATTGGCCCCGGTCACCACTGCTGTCTTCCCAGTCAGATCTGTGGAGCAGAGATGAAGATCCCAGGGGGCCTTATGCCGGCGCCTCCATCCCAGGCTGATCATGGAAACCAGAATGGTGAGGACGGGGGCAAGGCCCCAGATCAGAGCGTTCCTCCGGGAGCACATTGGAGAGACTGCTGGGAAGAAGGAATTTCCCCCTGTTCCGTCCTTTCCCTTGGCCAAAGTTACAGATTGAAAACTGCAGAAAGGTTAACCACAGGCAACTTTAAGTTTGCCTTGTTCTCAGAGTTGTTCTATCATTCTGCTTTATTGACTTTTTCTCTTGGATTGCATCATCCCAGTTGCTGACCAGAGGTGAAATCAGTAGAAATAGGACTACTGTAAGGCAGTTGGGAGCATGTGGGAGGGCCTGGGGTGGATTCCTCACCCTATCATTAAAAAGACAGAACCTGGGcaagggtgatagtacagtggctagggcccttgccttgcacatggcccatctgggttcaatgcctgccattgagcacctccaggaataatacctgagcgcagagccaggaataacctgagcagtggtg contains these protein-coding regions:
- the LOC101558522 gene encoding retinol dehydrogenase 13 isoform X2; the protein is MCSRRNALIWGLAPVLTILVSMISLGWRRRHKAPWDLHLCSTDLTGKTAVVTGANSGIGKAVAQELALRGACVILACRNPENGQRALMEIQAATKGKGRLLLGDVDMSSMASVRSFASWLQREHPEIHLLVNNAAVCGLPMILTPEGFDVTFATNYIGPFLLTNLLLGVLQQAGTSRVVNLSSFTHVNGYIDEDHLMGIGKPLGFNQNYCCTKLLLILFTQELAQRLQGTGVTVNSVDPGVVYTGIMKSFPWYYRFGFWLLSFFLKDLKQSVVPVLYLCLAKELDGISGRYFKNSCVITLPSEAALDHHVGQRLWQTTARLTNLDKTD
- the LOC101558522 gene encoding retinol dehydrogenase 11 isoform X1, translated to MCSRRNALIWGLAPVLTILVSMISLGWRRRHKAPWDLHLCSTDLTGKTAVVTGANSGIGKAVAQELALRGACVILACRNPENGQRALMEIQAATKGKGRLLLGDVDMSSMASVRSFASWLQREHPEIHLLVNNAAVCGLPMILTPEGFDVTFATNYIGPFLLTNLLLGVLQQAGTSRVVNLSSFTHVNGYIDEDHLMGIGKPLGFNQNYCCTKLLLILFTQELAQRLQGTGVTVNSVDPGVVYTGIMKSFPWYYRFGFWLLSFFLKVGRGEADSAASPCPLPGVTLPTLPAAPSCLSPHCTHTLNVDVSTGSQTISSPCPLPVLSEGAGWHFWKILQKFLCDYSSL
- the LOC101558522 gene encoding retinol dehydrogenase 11 isoform X3; translation: MCSRRNALIWGLAPVLTILVSMISLGWRRRHKAPWDLHLCSTDLTGKTAVVTGANSGIGKAVAQELALRGACVILACRNPENGQRALMEIQAATKGKGRLLLGDVDMSSMASVRSFASWLQREHPEIHLLVNNAAVCGVLQQAGTSRVVNLSSFTHVNGYIDEDHLMGIGKPLGFNQNYCCTKLLLILFTQELAQRLQGTGVTVNSVDPGVVYTGIMKSFPWYYRFGFWLLSFFLKVGRGEADSAASPCPLPGVTLPTLPAAPSCLSPHCTHTLNVDVSTGSQTISSPCPLPVLSEGAGWHFWKILQKFLCDYSSL